TTAGATTTGGAAGGAAATTAGAAGTGAATTGATGAGGAAATTGAAAGACAAGTTGGTGATGCTTTTAGGCCACTGAAAGAACAAACGTAAAGCCCAAAGCAAAGGGCTTTATGAAATGTTCCGAAACTATATTTAACAGCATGATCTTAATGGAAACAAAATTGCCTATGCTTGCTCGTTTCTGTATATCGTTTAGTAATGTGAAAATCAAATCACTGCTTATGATTATGAGCACCCTCATCTAGCAAAATACAAAGACTGAAAATAGGTGATTTGTCAGCCATAAGGATGGCTGGTGACTTCAGAACCTATGAATTGCCATAAGCTTGCACAAGTATAGAAGTAAAGGAGGAGGGGGTGGGAGCTGAATGGTTAGCTAGCAAAACAGAGAGGAAGCCGATCAAATAAGCGGGGCATGGAATTTGGATTGACTCTCACAATCAATACCTGCAAAGAAGACAACAAATTTTGAAGCAGCACCTAACCTAGCTTGTACACGAAATTTTGAAGGTATTAGAGTCTTTACAGCCAGAATTTGCGCGAAGGATCTCTTAGGCTCTCGCAACCACCATGAACGTACAAATTACAACCATGAGGAACCATTATCAACCACCCCACCTTGCCAGACATAATGTAGCAAACATTTTCTTTAACACAGACATCAACGTGAGATAATTTACAAAAAGCAGGCAGGTCTGCAGAACAATGCTGGTCCACTCAGTCATAGCCTATTTTAAGTTACAGCTCGTTATAGACAAAAATTAGTTTGATGGCTGCCTGCCTCTTCCACCTGAAAAATGACCACCCCCTCTACGATAAGGTTTCCTTCCATGGCTGGAAGAGGCTTCCGTGTTGAATTGCTGAGGAGCTTTTATGTTGCCAGGAGGGATGGCTGGTGATTGAAAACTGCAGTTCTGTTCTAAAGGCAGTCCTCTGGACATCATTCCTTGTTCTATTGTATTCATAGCATGGGGATTAGGTTGAACCTGAAATCCTGTTCCAAATGCAGCTTGGTTAAAGTAGTTTTGTCCTCCAACTGCAGGCCATGAAAGAGGATATGTAGGTCCAGCAAAGAAATTTGGATGTCCGCCTGGGAAGAAAGCATTAGGAAGTGTTCCCTGACAAGGATTGAACTGTGGCTGAATTTGCATACCAATTGCCTTAGGTATCTGATAGGGATGCTGAAGCTGACTCCGTGCAGCCCAAGGCATATTATTAGCTGGAAATCCACCTGGAATTGCTAAAGTCTCTGGCTGATGAGAAGGTGCCTCATTCACCCATACACCATTTGGAGTAAAAACGCCAGTTGTCTGTGGCACTGGAGCAAATGATGTTCCAACAGAAGATTCATTGAACAAATTTTGATCGGGTGATAGCTGATCTATACCAGTAGGTATTTGCTCCCCTGAAGGTTTATTGTTCTTCCAACCACTACCCCTATTTTTCACCTTCCttctgttgtttttcttttttccaactGTCTCACAATCTATTCCCCTCTTGGACATTTTTAACATCCTCTTGTACTCTGCCTCTTCCTCGTCATCTGAAAATTCTGCCTCCTTAGTTAGCTCTTCATCGTATTCACCAGATGCATCATACCCTTTCTTGTAAAGATTCTTGTCATTGAGCACATGATCGGCAAACTCAGGAACAAAAGATATCACAGTACCATTGTGGATCCCTCCAGGGACTTCACTCTCTGAATTGTATCTCACCACATAGTATGGGTTCTTGACAGGTCCAAAAATCTCATCTACCAACCCCAATGGGGATCTCTTTTCAGTTATCCAAAGGATAGAACCCTCAT
This genomic interval from Populus nigra chromosome 11, ddPopNigr1.1, whole genome shotgun sequence contains the following:
- the LOC133667839 gene encoding uncharacterized protein LOC133667839, which gives rise to MVGFVFEPSTTEEENNQVSKARNFKDPIQPFDQKLTNFADYFLDFDSIEEFFGDPERVSLDFEKRMEVEDKRFVVKDLTVDGSDLVFEEKKGIVEGSDLVNEEKKGIVDGSDLEGLMKVKGERVELERGGSLECSIEEEMGRVSLVVVSSFVVADGSGKVVGEEAEIDNGGLINGSGSDIGNGSGVNGKVVNDEDERESESSESSSSSDDDGEEDSEEEKQEEREVREVVNKELDDLGDMEEGEIRDVNGEEMVGRDDTDVEVFEEEDGDKMVEWSDFDEDEDAVNEGDPIRSKNELEFLPPVPPVVASLEPHHQMQAVGAVLSAIGSQVIVEGAEKHNPLNEGSILWITEKRSPLGLVDEIFGPVKNPYYVVRYNSESEVPGGIHNGTVISFVPEFADHVLNDKNLYKKGYDASGEYDEELTKEAEFSDDEEEAEYKRMLKMSKRGIDCETVGKKKNNRRKVKNRGSGWKNNKPSGEQIPTGIDQLSPDQNLFNESSVGTSFAPVPQTTGVFTPNGVWVNEAPSHQPETLAIPGGFPANNMPWAARSQLQHPYQIPKAIGMQIQPQFNPCQGTLPNAFFPGGHPNFFAGPTYPLSWPAVGGQNYFNQAAFGTGFQVQPNPHAMNTIEQGMMSRGLPLEQNCSFQSPAIPPGNIKAPQQFNTEASSSHGRKPYRRGGGHFSGGRGRQPSN